From the Bacteroidota bacterium genome, the window CTCTTTCTTTATCTGCGCTGACAGCACAGTAACAGCTTGAGGATACAACCCTTATAGGCAATTAGGCAATGGAACATTCACTCAACAAAACATGCCCGTTCAGGTAAATTCTCTTACAGGTATCATTTCTGTTGCCGGAGGAAGAGACCATTCACTCTTCGTAAATATGATGGCACAGTTTGGAAGCGTGAGGAGTAATCAATTGTTATGGGCAATCAGGCAATAAGCGTAATTACAAGTATAGCTATTCCTGTACAGATAGCTCTCTTACAAACATTATTGCCATTGCAGCAGGAGGTATCACTCTCTTTCTGAAGAAAAATGATGGTACAGTTTGGGCTTGTGGAAATAATAGCTCAGGAGAGTTAGGGAATGGAACAACCACAAGTCAATCCATTCCTGTTCAGGTAAGTTCTCTTACAGGCATCTCCGCCATTGCCGCAAAGGGAGCTGACTGTTTCTCTATTCCTGAAAAAGATGGCAGACACTGCTTGGGCTTGTGGAAATAATGGAGATGGTCAATTGGGGGATGGTTCAAGTACCAGTCAATCTTCTCCTGTTCAGGTAATCTCTCTCCTTAGAATCACTTCTATTGCCACAGGCGGTGGATGGTTTTTCTCTTTTCTTAAGAATGACAGCACCGTTTGGGCATGTGGAAAAAATGATTACGGACAGTTGGGCAATGGGTCAACTACCAATTTTCAATCCCCGTGGAGTTAATTCTCTTACAGGCATTACCTCTATTGCCACAGGATGGAGTCGTTCTGTATTTCTGAAAAAGTGATAGCACAGTTTGGGTTTGTGGACGAAATAGCTCTGGAGAATTGGGTATAGGAACAGCTACTTTAGTCAATCCTCTCCGGGGTACAGTTAAGTTCTCTTTGCAGATGGTGCCATGATTGCTGCTGGTGGGTGGTATTCTTTCCACAAAAATAACGGTACTGTATGGGCGTGTGGGTGGGAGTAACTTCTACGGAGAATTAGGAGATGGAACAACCATTCAAAGAAATAGTAACCCTGTTCTGACAGTAGGTTTAAGTTCGTTGTGTTCTCCGGTATCAGTAATAGAAACATTATAAAGAAGTAACACCATCTCGGTTTACCCCAACCCGACTAACAGCACAATCAATTTTTCTGTTCAAACAAACGTGCAGCTCACAAACGTAACAGGACAAATTGTTGCCAACAAGAAAAACGTAAGCACACTTGACATCCAGTAGAAAACCTGCGGGCGTTTTGCACTTTGCATAACACTCATAGGAGACAAAGGACAAATATTGCAACGCAATGAAATCGTGAAAGAAAAGTAACACGAATAAAACCAGCCCATAACAGCGGCGTGGCGCAAGCGGGGGCTCAGTGCTTCAATTGAAAGTTTTTCGTAAATTTGAACATTGGTGCTTCGTAGGAAGTTTAGCGGTAAAAATCCCCGCCTGCGACAAGCCGCAAAACGTTACACTCGAAGCAAAAGATGGCATGGTTGTAAAATGGGATGCCGAGCAGGGATTGTTTGGGGATATAAATCTTCACAACTCTGTAATGCTTTCCCCGATCCTTTCTATCTTCATCGCTGAATGAAAAAGCATTTCTTACTATTTATTTTCCTCGGTTCACTATTCATAGCTGCCCATGCTCAGCCGGGCCGCGATGAAACACTGGCTGCCAGCTATATGCAAAACGGCGAGTGGGACAAGGCCGCAGAGCTATACCAATCGCTTTGGGAAAAAAGCAATTACGATTTCAAGTTTTATGGCCCTTTGAATAAATGTCTGCTCACATTGAAAAGGTTCGATGCGTTGGAGAAAATCATAAAGCGCGAAATCAAGAAAAATGAAGGAGTGCCACAGTTTGTGGTGGATTTGGGTTATATGTATGCTCAGATTCCCGACATGGCAAAATCTAAAGAGCAGTATGACAAATTGCTTAAAGATTTAAAGCCGACCGAGATGGCCATTCGCAGTCTGGCAACAGCTTTTGAAAGTTACCGGCTCTATGATTATGTGGCGGCTACCTATGAAAGGGGAGGTAAATTAATTCGCAACGAAGTCTATTTCAGTTTTGAGCTAGCAGGAGCCTACATAAACAAGGGCGATGTGCCCAATTCGGTGAAATATCTTCTGTTGAGTTTAGAAGCTATTCCCGGAAGTGATCAGCGGGTGCGCAGTGCTATTCAATCCTCACGCGACGAAACCAAACTGCTCAGCGAAATGGAAGCGCAGTTGTATGCCCGCGTACAAAAGAATCCTGATAACGATACTTATATTGACTTGTTGACCTGGATTTATATTCAAAACAAAGATTTTGAAGGCGCTCTGGTTCAGATGAAAGCCCTTGACCGAAGGAGGAATGAGAATGGTTTTCGGGTGTTGAACGTAGCGCGTATGGCGCAAACCGAAGGAGATTATACCAATGCTGTTGCCGGTTATGAATATGTAGTAAACAAGGGAAAAGAAAACGACCTCTACTTTTCTGCACGTTCGGAATTACTTAATTGCCGGAAGGAGAAAATTGCCAAGAACATTAACTACACACTGGAAGATTTGTTGGCTTTGAAGAGTGATTATTTATCCTTCATCAACGACAATAGGCGAAGTTTCCGTACGGCACAGTCCATGAAAGAACTGGCAGACTTGGAAGGCTTTTATCTGCATGATTTAGATTCAGCGATGGCCTTGTGTCAGGAGATTGTTTCCATGCCGGGCATTATGCCGCAGTTGCGTAATCAAACCAAACTCTCCCTCGGTGATTTCTATTTGATTCAGGGGGATGTCTGGGAATCTACCCTGCTGTACTCACAGGTAGATAAGGATGAAAAAGATTCACCCCTTGGAGAAGAAGCACGCTTTCGAAATGCCAGACTCGCATATTTCAAAGGAGATTTTGAATGGGCACAGACGCAACTGGATGTACTCAAAGCCTCTACCTCCGAACTGATTTCTAACGATGCGATTAATCTTTCGGTGTTTATCATTGATAACCTAGGATTGGACACTATAGAAACACCTATGGAAATGTATGCCCACGCCGAATTGCTGATGTTTCAAAATAAAGATGATGAGGCGATTAAGACCTTGGATTCTATTTTGCTTTTATATCCCGGTCATGTTTTGTTGGATGACATAGAATTCACCAAAGCCAGCATCATGGTGAAGCGGAAAGATTTTGAAAAAGCTGTTCCATTGCTACAAGATATTCTTACCAATTATAAACAAGATTTAAAGGGAGATGATGCCACTTTCCTCTTGGCAAAGATCAATGAAGAACACCTGAACAACAAAGCCAAAGCGGAGGAGCTTTATTTATCTATTATTAATGATTTCAATAGTTCACTGTTGGTGATAGAAGCCAGAAAAAGATACCGGATATTGAGAGGAGATAAAATTGCAGAATAGCGATGATTATTTACAACGTAACCGTAAAAATTGATTTAGGTGTTCATGACCTCTGGCTGAAGTGGATGAAAGAGGAGCATTTAGCGCGGGTGATGGAGACCGGTTGTTTTACGGATGCAAAAATGTTTCGGGTATTGGAAGAAAACACGACGGATGGCATCACTTATGCCATGCAATACTTCGCCAATAATATTACAGACTATTTCGACTATAAAGAGAAGCATGCTATGCGTTTGCAAAAAGAAGGGCTGGATCTGTTTCCCGGAAAATTTACCGCCTTCAGAACTTTGCTTCGCGAAGTTTGATTAGCGTCTTCTTGAAAAATTGTTTTTTATTCTTGTTTCTCTGTTTAGATTCGCATGAAACTAAATCCTATGAAAAAAATAATCCTTGCTGCTGCAGTGGTACTGCTGACGATTGCTTCGTGTTCTAAGAAATCCGGCGCTCCAACCGCCAGCGCTCCCGATGGAGCATCTGTGTTCAGTAAAAACTGTGCCCGCTGTCATGGGGCAGAAGGCGTGAAAGATGAGCGCACACCCAACCTTCAAACTATCGCGATGGACAAAGCCGGTTTGATTAAGGTGATTACCAATGGCAAAAACAAAATGCCTTCGTTTGAAGACAAATTGAGTGCCGCCGAGATTGCTGCCACGGCAGAATTGATTTTAAGTTGGCATAAATAAATTATGATGGAGAAGGACCGCGTAATCGGATTGATGAGCGGAAGTTCATTAGACGGGTTGGATATTGCCTATTGTGAATTTCATCAGGAGGACGGCAACTGGAATTTCAAAATTCTGAAAACGGACGTTATCGTTTATCCCGACGAATGGATTCAGGAGATTAAACACCTGCCGGTGGCCAGTGCTAAAACCCTTTGGCAAACCCATGCCGGATTGGGTAACTATTTCGGCGAACAGGTAAATGTCTTCATCAAAAAATATGCTTTAAAGGGCAAGGTGGATTTTGTGGCCTCCCATGGTCATACTATTTTTCATTTTCCCGAAAAGAGATTCACCACACAGATAGGCGACGGAGCAGCTATTGCCGCCCGTACAAACCTACCTGTGGTTTGCGATTTCCGTTCGGCAGATATTGCCGACGGCGGACAGGGGACTCCGATTGTACCAATTGGTGATCTGCTTCTGTTTAAGAACTATCCCTTTTGTCTAAATATCGGAGGCATTGCCAACATGAGTTGCAAGGTGAACGATTCAATCGTAGCCTTTGATGTTTGCTCAGCCAATCAGGTGATGAATTCGCTGGCCAATCGCTTAGGCAAGGATTTTGACGAGAACGGACAAGCAGCGGCTTCCGGCAACTTGAATGAGGCCCTGCTTGAAAGACTGAATGGGTTGGAGTATTACAAGCAAGCCTATCCTAAATCTTTGGACAACAGTTTCAGTCGTGAAATGATTTTCCCATTGATTGAAGACTTTGATATTTCTACCGAGGATAAACTGAATACCTTTTCAGAGCATGTGGCCCAGCAAGTAGCCGCGCATGTGGCATTGATTGCCCGAAAGGAAAAGGCAAAGTTCGGCAAGGCCGGGAAGATACTAGCCACCGGTGGTGGAGCCTTCAACAAATTCCTGATTGAGCGCATCCGTGATGTGAGCAAAATGGAAGTAGAAGTGCCGAATGATGAACTGGTGAAATACAAAGAAGCCCTGGTCATAGCCTTCATGGGGGCATTGAGAATGAGATACCAAAACAACATTTTAAAAAGTGTTACCGGTGCCACCAAAGATTCGATGGGCGGAGGAGTTTACCGGCCATAGAGAAAAACGACGATTTTATACTTTGACCTTAATGGAGGCCGCGATAAAATATATCAGCGGAATAAAAATCAATAATAATGCCAGAGGCAGAAACCAAAGGGGAAGTCCCTCGGCCTGTCCATTCGCGGTTTGAATGGTCCTGAATAAGATAAATCCAAAAATCAGCACTAAGCTTAGTTTCAAATAGCGAAGCATCCTTGTTGCATTCGTGTATTGTTGTAGGGCATTGTCTTGGGTGATGGCGCTCGGATAATTGAAAATATGTGGAAACCGATTTAACATGGTCATCGCAATAAATAGCACCGTCGCAATCAAAGGTAAAATCAAAATGGTTCCTTTCCCGCCGAAACCATCTACCGTTCCCGCAGCGTTATAGTGACTGGGTATTGTGTCCGGCAACTTGGAATAGGCTGCAATCGTCAATACCCAAATTGCCAATACCGAAAGCCATCCAATGATTTCGAAAATCTTATCCGCCGTTGTAAGTTGTAGTATGATTTTTGGTCTTTCGGTCATTCTAATTCTAATTGCTTCTCTCTATTTTTTGTCAAAAAAATTTTGTGTTCGGCTGTAACTTTTACAATTATTATCCGTATCTTACGTTGAGTAAATAACAGTAAAAAAATGAGTTTCATGCAGCCCGTCAATTTTCCATATTTGGCTCCGACCAAACCATTGGGTGGAAGAGAAAGAGTAGATAAAATACTGGAGCAGATTCCGCTACATCCCGAAGACGCACTTAAACTTTATCATGAGTTAGCGTATGCCAGTTTTGCCGGGATAGATCATGAAGTATGCAAAAAGGCCTGTGATTACTTGATAGAACATGCCAAGGATAAAAACCAGTTGTGTTCCGGTAATTATTTAAAAGCCGAAGTACTGGCAAGCGTGGACCAAAAATTCCACGAGGCGATTCCTTACTATCGGAAAGCAGTGGAACTGGAACCCGATGCCGACACCATTCTGTTAAACTTTGCTTCTTGCTTGGAAAAAGTAGGAAAGCTGGATGAGGCGCTGAAATGCTATCATGAGGTGGAGAAAATTTCTTTGGAGGAAGAAAACGAATCTGATTGGGTATATGTAGAAATGGCAGAGGTTTATTTCAAAAAGGGAGAAAATGAAAATGCTAAAAAGTATTTTCAGAAGGCGTTGGATTTGGAACCCGAGAATACCGAGGCACTTTGTGGTCTGGGTAGAGTGGCTGCCACCGTGGATGATTATGACGGTGCTATGAATTATTTTGAACAAGCCTTGAAATTGCAACCGGAAGATGCCTATATATTCTATTATATAGCTCATACCTGGTCGCTGAGAGATGATTTTTATCGGGCGATGCATTTCTATACCGAAGCTTTGAAAAGAAAACCGGATTTCGCCGAAGTGTATAATAATATCGGTTCCTTGTATTATAACCACGAAGGTGATTTGAAAACTGCTTTGGACAATATGTTAAAGGCACTAGAAATTATCGGAGAACGCGATGAGAAAATTCTTTCAATGGTTTATCTCAATATTTCCAAACTCTACCGCCAAATTTCGGAATATGATTTGGCAGATACCTATAAAACCAAATTCTGGGAGAGTATGGGCTTCCCGGGCAATATGGACGATGCAGGAGAGGATGAAGACGAGGGGGACGAGGCCTTAAATTAGACGGTCCAACTGTTGCCCCTCGAATCCACCTCAAATAAATCTTTGAATCTTGCTGCTAATTTCGAATGCTTCTTTGTCTGCGCTATTATTTTTAAGGATATAGTGCTCCTGTCTGAAAGGGGTTTAGAGCACCTCTAAATTATCTTTTCTACTTGCAGAAAAGATTTATTTACTTTGATAGTTCAAGCCATAGGGTATGAAAAGATTTTACGCGCTTTTTGCGCTGTTGTTATTCACCACGGTCTCATTCTCACAGACTAAATTCCAACCGGGTGAATTAACCGGCGCGGAAGCAAATGCAATCTGGCCCGGAGCCGAACTGGTTTGGGTGAAGCAGGAAAACACGGTGCCTGCCTATATCGGGTTTCGTTCCGGCAGCGAACCAACCCAAGAAGCATTTTTTATCATCCTTAGAAAACTCTATCAGCTACCAGACTCTTATCATTTTGAATTAATCGGAACAGAGACTGATGAACTGGGCTGGATACATAAGCGATTTCAATTAGAGTTGAATAACGTACCGGTGGACAATGGGATATTTATTTTGCATCTGGTCAATGGCAGGGTAAAAAAATATAATGGCTACCTTTTCAAAAACATTAACACCGCCACAAATCCTTCTGTTTCAGAAGCCGGTGCTCTGAGTGCCGCACTCACCCATATTCACGCCACCATTTACAAATGGCAGGTGTCGGAAGAAGAATCTATGCTGAAAATGGAATCCGGTGATTCACAGGCTACTTATTTTCCGAAAGGAGCCTTAGAAATTATTCAATTGGGGGGCAATGAATCCAATGACTTCCGCCTGGCTTGGAAGTTTGACATATATGCGCACGAGCCCATGAGCCGCGACTATGTTTATATAGACGCTCAGAATGGGGAAGTTTTGAATACAATTACTCGCATTCATCATGCCAATACAGCGGGCACTGCATTAACGGTCTATCGAGGTGCAAAAGGTATCGTCGCGGACAGCTACAGCGGCCAATACCGTTTGTATGAAACTACCAGAGGCCAAGGTATTCGTACGCGAAACATGAAGAAGGGAACTAATTATGGAACTGCTGTTGAGTTTTTGGATGCCGATAACTACTGGAATAATATCAACACTAGTCTCGATCAATATGCTGGAGATGCACATTGGGGTGGCGAGATGACTTATGATTTCTATTCTACTATGGGTAGAAACTCGATTAATGGCAGTGGCCTTTTCATTAATTTATATGTGCATTACAGCGCCAATTATGTTAATGCATTTTGGGATGGACAACGAATGACGTTTGGAGATGGAGATGCTACTTATAAACCACTCACATCCTTAGACATTACCGGTCATGAGATTTCTCACGGGCTGACACAATATACGGCAGGGCTTGAATATCAAAACGAATCTGGCGCCTTAAATGAATCCTTCAGTGATATTTTCGGCACGGCGGTTGAATGGTTTGCCGATTCTGCCAAGGCCAACTGGACCATCGGAGAAGATATTGGAACTTCCTTCCGAAGCATGTCGAATCCAAAGGCATATTCAGACCCCAATACCTATACAGGTACTTATTGGTACACCGGAACCGGTGACAATGGAGGCGTGCATACCAATAGCGGAGTGCAAAACCATTGGTATTATATTCTTTCTATGGGCAAGTCAGGAACGAACGATAAAGGAAATGCATACAATGTAATCGGCGTCGGGATGAAAAAAGCCAACCGGATTGCTTGGCGCAATCTGGTGAATTATTTGACCAGTTCTTCCAACTATACCGATGCCCGCTTCTATGCCATTCAGGCCGCTGTGGATTTATATGGTCCTTGCTCACCCGAAGTCGAAGCCACCACAAAAGCATGGTATGCGGTGGGCGTAGGAAATAATTACGTGACGGGAGTACAGGCCGCATTTACTGCTTCTCCCACCACCGGTTGTATCGCTCCAATGACAGTTAAGTTTACCAATACCAGTACGAATTCCGTCACGTATATTTGGGATTTTGGCGATGGCACGACCAGTACAGCTACCAATCCTACCAAAGTATATGCTACTCAGGGATCCTTCACTGTCAAACTTCGTGCCGACGGAGGAAATTGTGGTGTGGACAGTTTGATTCGAGCGAATGCTGTAAACATAAGCAGTACCAATCCGTGCGTTGTAATTATGCCTGCATCAGGGACATATCAAACTCAGACGGCCTGCAATGGAACCATCTATGATAACGGAGGCCCTGCAGGAAACTATTCAGACCAGACCAGCAGCACCATCACTATCTCTCCCACCGGTGCATCGCAGGTAAGAATTCAATTCACTCAGTTCCGTACTGAATCTGGTTATGATTTTATCTACGTTTATAACGGACCAAACACCAACAGCCCTATTATTGGCAGTTATTCGGGAACCACTTTGCCTCCAACCATTACTTCAACCGGCCCTTCAATCACAATTCGCCAGTACTCTGATTTGTATGTGAATGATGCCGGTTTTACTCTAAATTGGACTTGTATTCTCCCCAACACCCCCCCTGTTGCCAACTTTACTTCGGATGTAACCTCCAGTTGTTCGGGCATTATCAATTTTACTGACCTTACTTCCGGTGGTGTATCTTCCTGGCTTTGGAATTTTGGTGATGGAACCACCTCCACTTTAAAGAACCCAACACATCAGTATATCAGCAATGGAACCTTTACTGTTTCCTTAAAAGCCACTAATTCATTTGGCAATAATACGGCAACCAAAACTTCTTACGTTGCCATTACTAAACCGGCGGCACCGGTTGCAAATAATATTTCCCGTTGCGGACCGGGTTCCGCTTCTTTAACTGCCAATGTAACAGCGCCGGTTACCTGGTATGATTCAACCGGAACGGTTGTTTCACAGAGCAATCCCTTTAGTACTCCGGTATTGAATAATACCCGAACATATTGGGTGGAAGACACCTTATCGCAGCCCATTTATAAAGTGGGAGCAGTCAATAATAGTATCGGAAGTGGAGGCAACTTCAATACAGCGGCACGTGCTTTGACTTTCAACGTAATGAAGAATTGCAGATTAGTCAGCGTTTTTGCTTATGCACTAGGTGGAGGATATCGCACCGTACAATATAGAGATCCGGCGGGTGGAGTCATTGCAGAAAGAACGGTTTATTTTCCGGATGGAGGGAACCGGGTGACCGTAGATATAGATTTGATTCCGGGCAGCAATTATGAACTCGGCATCCGCGATACACTGAACTTGTACCGGAACAGTTCCGGGGCAGTCTTTCCCTATACAGATGCTAACGGTATGGTTAAGATAACAGGAAATAATGCTGGCTCTTCGGCCCCTACCTATTATTATTTCTTCTATGACTGGGAAGTGAAAGAGGCAGATTGTATCTCTGAACGCAAACCGGTTACGGTGAGTATTAATCCGGCGGTTTCTGCCTCTATCAGTTCTTCCAGCAATCCTACATGTGCAGCAAACAACGGTACCGCAACTGTCCAAGTGGGAGGTGGCACGCCTTCATTTACTTATCATTGGAGCAATGGACAAACCGGATTGAGCGCTAGCAGCTTAGGTGCAGGTACGGTGACGGTAACGGTCACAGACTCTAAAAGTTGTTCGGCGAGTGCTTCACAAATACTGACACCCTCTTCTGCTCTGCTTGCTTCCGCCACTGGCACAGACGCTACTTGTTTTGGAGCTTCTAACGGAACGATTGCTTTGATCATAACTGGCGGCACACCTCAATACAATTATAGTTGGAGCGGAGGAATCACCACGCAAAACAGAACGGGGCTTGCTCCGGGGACCTATGAAGTAACAGTTACTGATGGCGGAGGATGTAGCGGTACCGCCTCAAGTACAATTGCCCAACCATCGCCGATTACAGCAACTATTATAAAAACTGATGCCAGCTGTAATCAACTTGTGGGAAGTGCAACGGTCAGCAGTTCCGGTGGAACCGGTACGCACACTTATTTATGGAGCAACAACCAGACTACAGCGAGGATTGCAAGTCTGGCAGCTGGAAACTATTCTGTAATTGTTACGGATAGAAATAGCTGTACGGCCTCCGCATCAACGGTTATTAATAATAACGCCAACCTTACATTCACGCATCATTTTGCTCCGGTAACATGTTTCGGGGACACGAATGGAAGTGTCCGTATTCAGGTGACAAATGGCAATGCACCTTTCACTTATTTCTGGAGTAACGGCGAAACCGATTCTGCGTTGACCAATCTTTCTGCCGGCACCTATTATCTGACCATTACTGATGCGGTTCGCTGTGATAAAAAAGACACTATCGTTATAGATCAACCGGACCTACTGAATATCGCCCTGAATATTACCCAGCCCTCCTGCAACGGTGTCAATGATGGACATACCAACATTCAAGTAACCGGGGGTACGCCCAATTACACAATTCTTTGGTCGAATGGTGGCAACAGTACTATAGCAAATCAACTTTCTGAAGGAGGCTATGAAGTGACCGTGACAGATAGCCATCAGTGTCAGGCCACTACCACTTTTCAGATCATTGCACCAAATCCTATAGCGGCAAATCCGGTAGTGCAGAATGTTTCCTGCTTTGGGAACCAAGACGGTACGATTAATTTGAACCCAACCGGAGGCACACCGGAGTATACTTACTTGTGGAGCACTAATGTCACTTCGCCAAATCTTGAATTTGTGAAAGCCGGAAACTATTCTGTTACTATAACAGATGGTAACCATTGCACCGCTTCTGCTATTGTTGCCATCACCGAACCAGTGGAATTACAATTAAATATTGCCATCACGAATGCAACCAACTCGTCAGATGGTGCCATTACGGTTACTGTTTTGAATGGAAACCCGCAGGACTATTACTATCTCTGGAGTAATGGCGCTACCGGTGCTACCATTTCCGGACTGGTACCCGGAGTTTATGGAGTAACGATCACCGATCAAAATGGTTGTGAAAAAACGGTATCTGTTACTATTACTTTGACTACAAGCACCTCAGATATTTCACAGAAAGAATTTTCATTCAGCATTTATCCAAACCCTGTAG encodes:
- a CDS encoding DUF4286 family protein, with the translated sequence MIIYNVTVKIDLGVHDLWLKWMKEEHLARVMETGCFTDAKMFRVLEENTTDGITYAMQYFANNITDYFDYKEKHAMRLQKEGLDLFPGKFTAFRTLLREV
- a CDS encoding cytochrome c, producing MKKIILAAAVVLLTIASCSKKSGAPTASAPDGASVFSKNCARCHGAEGVKDERTPNLQTIAMDKAGLIKVITNGKNKMPSFEDKLSAAEIAATAELILSWHK
- a CDS encoding DUF1648 domain-containing protein; its protein translation is MTERPKIILQLTTADKIFEIIGWLSVLAIWVLTIAAYSKLPDTIPSHYNAAGTVDGFGGKGTILILPLIATVLFIAMTMLNRFPHIFNYPSAITQDNALQQYTNATRMLRYLKLSLVLIFGFILFRTIQTANGQAEGLPLWFLPLALLLIFIPLIYFIAASIKVKV
- a CDS encoding anhydro-N-acetylmuramic acid kinase — protein: MEKDRVIGLMSGSSLDGLDIAYCEFHQEDGNWNFKILKTDVIVYPDEWIQEIKHLPVASAKTLWQTHAGLGNYFGEQVNVFIKKYALKGKVDFVASHGHTIFHFPEKRFTTQIGDGAAIAARTNLPVVCDFRSADIADGGQGTPIVPIGDLLLFKNYPFCLNIGGIANMSCKVNDSIVAFDVCSANQVMNSLANRLGKDFDENGQAAASGNLNEALLERLNGLEYYKQAYPKSLDNSFSREMIFPLIEDFDISTEDKLNTFSEHVAQQVAAHVALIARKEKAKFGKAGKILATGGGAFNKFLIERIRDVSKMEVEVPNDELVKYKEALVIAFMGALRMRYQNNILKSVTGATKDSMGGGVYRP
- a CDS encoding tetratricopeptide repeat protein; protein product: MKKHFLLFIFLGSLFIAAHAQPGRDETLAASYMQNGEWDKAAELYQSLWEKSNYDFKFYGPLNKCLLTLKRFDALEKIIKREIKKNEGVPQFVVDLGYMYAQIPDMAKSKEQYDKLLKDLKPTEMAIRSLATAFESYRLYDYVAATYERGGKLIRNEVYFSFELAGAYINKGDVPNSVKYLLLSLEAIPGSDQRVRSAIQSSRDETKLLSEMEAQLYARVQKNPDNDTYIDLLTWIYIQNKDFEGALVQMKALDRRRNENGFRVLNVARMAQTEGDYTNAVAGYEYVVNKGKENDLYFSARSELLNCRKEKIAKNINYTLEDLLALKSDYLSFINDNRRSFRTAQSMKELADLEGFYLHDLDSAMALCQEIVSMPGIMPQLRNQTKLSLGDFYLIQGDVWESTLLYSQVDKDEKDSPLGEEARFRNARLAYFKGDFEWAQTQLDVLKASTSELISNDAINLSVFIIDNLGLDTIETPMEMYAHAELLMFQNKDDEAIKTLDSILLLYPGHVLLDDIEFTKASIMVKRKDFEKAVPLLQDILTNYKQDLKGDDATFLLAKINEEHLNNKAKAEELYLSIINDFNSSLLVIEARKRYRILRGDKIAE
- a CDS encoding T9SS type A sorting domain-containing protein produces the protein MSVYPNPTNSTINFSVQTNVQLTNVTGQIVANKKNVSTLDIQ
- a CDS encoding M4 family metallopeptidase; the protein is MKRFYALFALLLFTTVSFSQTKFQPGELTGAEANAIWPGAELVWVKQENTVPAYIGFRSGSEPTQEAFFIILRKLYQLPDSYHFELIGTETDELGWIHKRFQLELNNVPVDNGIFILHLVNGRVKKYNGYLFKNINTATNPSVSEAGALSAALTHIHATIYKWQVSEEESMLKMESGDSQATYFPKGALEIIQLGGNESNDFRLAWKFDIYAHEPMSRDYVYIDAQNGEVLNTITRIHHANTAGTALTVYRGAKGIVADSYSGQYRLYETTRGQGIRTRNMKKGTNYGTAVEFLDADNYWNNINTSLDQYAGDAHWGGEMTYDFYSTMGRNSINGSGLFINLYVHYSANYVNAFWDGQRMTFGDGDATYKPLTSLDITGHEISHGLTQYTAGLEYQNESGALNESFSDIFGTAVEWFADSAKANWTIGEDIGTSFRSMSNPKAYSDPNTYTGTYWYTGTGDNGGVHTNSGVQNHWYYILSMGKSGTNDKGNAYNVIGVGMKKANRIAWRNLVNYLTSSSNYTDARFYAIQAAVDLYGPCSPEVEATTKAWYAVGVGNNYVTGVQAAFTASPTTGCIAPMTVKFTNTSTNSVTYIWDFGDGTTSTATNPTKVYATQGSFTVKLRADGGNCGVDSLIRANAVNISSTNPCVVIMPASGTYQTQTACNGTIYDNGGPAGNYSDQTSSTITISPTGASQVRIQFTQFRTESGYDFIYVYNGPNTNSPIIGSYSGTTLPPTITSTGPSITIRQYSDLYVNDAGFTLNWTCILPNTPPVANFTSDVTSSCSGIINFTDLTSGGVSSWLWNFGDGTTSTLKNPTHQYISNGTFTVSLKATNSFGNNTATKTSYVAITKPAAPVANNISRCGPGSASLTANVTAPVTWYDSTGTVVSQSNPFSTPVLNNTRTYWVEDTLSQPIYKVGAVNNSIGSGGNFNTAARALTFNVMKNCRLVSVFAYALGGGYRTVQYRDPAGGVIAERTVYFPDGGNRVTVDIDLIPGSNYELGIRDTLNLYRNSSGAVFPYTDANGMVKITGNNAGSSAPTYYYFFYDWEVKEADCISERKPVTVSINPAVSASISSSSNPTCAANNGTATVQVGGGTPSFTYHWSNGQTGLSASSLGAGTVTVTVTDSKSCSASASQILTPSSALLASATGTDATCFGASNGTIALIITGGTPQYNYSWSGGITTQNRTGLAPGTYEVTVTDGGGCSGTASSTIAQPSPITATIIKTDASCNQLVGSATVSSSGGTGTHTYLWSNNQTTARIASLAAGNYSVIVTDRNSCTASASTVINNNANLTFTHHFAPVTCFGDTNGSVRIQVTNGNAPFTYFWSNGETDSALTNLSAGTYYLTITDAVRCDKKDTIVIDQPDLLNIALNITQPSCNGVNDGHTNIQVTGGTPNYTILWSNGGNSTIANQLSEGGYEVTVTDSHQCQATTTFQIIAPNPIAANPVVQNVSCFGNQDGTINLNPTGGTPEYTYLWSTNVTSPNLEFVKAGNYSVTITDGNHCTASAIVAITEPVELQLNIAITNATNSSDGAITVTVLNGNPQDYYYLWSNGATGATISGLVPGVYGVTITDQNGCEKTVSVTITLTTSTSDISQKEFSFSIYPNPVGNEVTIMLSHFEPNTSMMIKDILGQILFEEKVAGTRKRYDLSTFSTGVYFIEIKQADVIMIKQLVITR
- a CDS encoding tetratricopeptide repeat protein; the encoded protein is MQPVNFPYLAPTKPLGGRERVDKILEQIPLHPEDALKLYHELAYASFAGIDHEVCKKACDYLIEHAKDKNQLCSGNYLKAEVLASVDQKFHEAIPYYRKAVELEPDADTILLNFASCLEKVGKLDEALKCYHEVEKISLEEENESDWVYVEMAEVYFKKGENENAKKYFQKALDLEPENTEALCGLGRVAATVDDYDGAMNYFEQALKLQPEDAYIFYYIAHTWSLRDDFYRAMHFYTEALKRKPDFAEVYNNIGSLYYNHEGDLKTALDNMLKALEIIGERDEKILSMVYLNISKLYRQISEYDLADTYKTKFWESMGFPGNMDDAGEDEDEGDEALN